The stretch of DNA CGCGGTTGCCGCCGATGATGTGGAGGGACTGGTCGCGCTTGCCCGCGACCGGGCGATCGATCTCGTCGTCATCGGCCCCGAGGCGCCCCTCGTCCTCGGCCTGGCAGACGCGCTGCGCGAGGAAGGCATCCGCGCCTTCGGCCCCAGCGCCCGGGCCGCGCGCCTCGAAGGGTCCAAGGGGTTCATGAAGGATCTCGCCAACAAATACGGCATTCCCACCGCCGCTTATGGCCGGTTTCACGACGCCGAGGCCGCAATCCGCTTCATCCGCGAAAAAGGGGCTCCCATCGTCGTCAAGGCCGACGGGCTGGCGGCCGGCAAGGGCGTGATCCTGGCCGATAGCGAGGCGGAGGCGATCGAGGCGGTGCGGGAAATGATGGCGGGCGACCGGTTCGGCGAGGCCGGCCGGGAAGTGGTGATCGAGGAGCGCCTCCGGGGTGAGGAAGTCAGCTTCTTTGCCCTGGTGGATGGAGAGACTGCGCTGCCGCTGGCCTCGGCCCAGGACCACAAGGCGGTGGGCGAAGGCGATACGGGGCCGAACACGGGCGGAATGGGCGCCTATTCGCCGGCGCCGATCATGACCGATGCGCTGGCCGAGGAGGTCATGGCGACGATCATCACCCCCACGGTCGCGGCCATGAAGGCGGAAGGCTGCCCGTTCGAGGGCGTGCTGTTCGCCGGCCTCATGGTGGACGAAAACGGCCCGAAGCTTCTCGAATTCAACGTGCGCTTTGGCGATCCCGAATGCCAGGCGCTGATGATGCGTCTCAGATCCGATCTCCTGACCGCGCTGGTCGCGGCGACCGATGGCGAGCTGGCCGATTTCGATATGCGCTGGGACCCTCGGACGGCGCTGTGCGTCGTCATGGCGGCCAGGGGCTATCCCGGCAGCTATGAACGCAACACCGAAATCCGGAATCTCGCCGCCGCCCAGGACGACGACGTGGTGGTGTTTCACGCCGGCACGTCGCGCCGGGACGGCCGGCTGGTGGCGACGGGCGGGCGCGTGCTGGGCGTGACGGCACGCGGACAGAATGCGCGCGAGGCGCAGGTGCGGGCCTATGCGGCGGTCGACCGGATCGACTGGCCGGGCGGTTTCTGCCGCCGCGATATCGGCTGGCGGGCGGTGGAACGGACGGGCGCGGACGAGCGGGCGGACAGCACCTAGCCCCGGGCAGGGCCGGCCGGGCTGCCATCAGCGCCGGGGTTTGAAGAAATCCTGAAGCAGCGCGGCGGCGGCGGTTTCGCGCACGCCGCCGATGATCTCGGGCGCATGGTGGCAGCTCGTGCTGTCGAAAATGCGGGGGCCATGCTCCACCCCGCCGCCCTTCGGGTCATAGGCGCCGAACACCAGGCGGCGTATCCGCGCAAAGGAGATCGCCTGCGCGCACATGGGGCACGGCTCCAGCGTAACGTAAAGATCGGCATCGGGCAGGCGCGGGCTGCCCCCGTGCAGGGCTGCCTCGCGCAGGGCCAGGATTTCTGCATGGGCCGTCGGATCGGTCTGGGTCTCGGTCAGGTTATGGGCACGGGCGAGGATACGGCCCGACCGCCCATCGACGATGACGCAGCCCACCGGCACCTCCCCCCGCGCCGATGCCTGGCGGGCCAG from Alphaproteobacteria bacterium encodes:
- the purD gene encoding phosphoribosylamine--glycine ligase; protein product: MKILVVGSGGREHALCWALSASPLCEAIIAAPGNAGIAEIAECVAVAADDVEGLVALARDRAIDLVVIGPEAPLVLGLADALREEGIRAFGPSARAARLEGSKGFMKDLANKYGIPTAAYGRFHDAEAAIRFIREKGAPIVVKADGLAAGKGVILADSEAEAIEAVREMMAGDRFGEAGREVVIEERLRGEEVSFFALVDGETALPLASAQDHKAVGEGDTGPNTGGMGAYSPAPIMTDALAEEVMATIITPTVAAMKAEGCPFEGVLFAGLMVDENGPKLLEFNVRFGDPECQALMMRLRSDLLTALVAATDGELADFDMRWDPRTALCVVMAARGYPGSYERNTEIRNLAAAQDDDVVVFHAGTSRRDGRLVATGGRVLGVTARGQNAREAQVRAYAAVDRIDWPGGFCRRDIGWRAVERTGADERADST
- a CDS encoding nucleoside deaminase, with translation MDLALDLARQASARGEVPVGCVIVDGRSGRILARAHNLTETQTDPTAHAEILALREAALHGGSPRLPDADLYVTLEPCPMCAQAISFARIRRLVFGAYDPKGGGVEHGPRIFDSTSCHHAPEIIGGVRETAAAALLQDFFKPRR